A stretch of the Malus sylvestris chromosome 10, drMalSylv7.2, whole genome shotgun sequence genome encodes the following:
- the LOC126586616 gene encoding probable aquaporin PIP2-8 translates to MSKEVIEEGQARHHGKDYVDPPPAPLFDTDELKRWSFYRALIAEFIATLLFLYVTVATVIGHKSSPGDCGGVGLLGIAWAFGGMIFVLVYCTAGISGGHINPAVTFGLFLARKVSLIRAVAYSVAQCLGAIAGVGLVKAFQKHNYNSLGGGANSVAPGYNKGTALGAEIIGTFVLVYTVFSATDPKRSARDSHVPVLAPLPIGFAVFVVHLATIPITGTGINPARSFGAAVIYNNEKVWDDHWIFWVGPFVGALAAAAYHQYILRAAAIKALGSFRSNPTH, encoded by the exons ATGTCTAAGGAAGTAATCGAGGAGGGACAGGCCCGCCACCATGGGAAGGACTACGTCGACCCACCGCCAGCTCCTCTCTTTGACACGGACGAGCTCAAGCGCTGGTCCTTCTATAGGGCCCTCATCGCCGAGTTCATCGCCACTCTCCTCTTCCTCTACGTCACCGTAGCCACCGTCATCGGCCACAAGTCCTCACCCGGCGACTGCGGCGGCGTTGGCCTTCTGGGCATCGCCTGGGCCTTCGGCGGCATGATTTTCGTCCTCGTCTACTGCACCGCCGGAATCTCTG GTGGCCACATTAACCCAGCCGTGACTTTTGGTCTTTTCTTGGCCCGCAAGGTCTCGCTGATCAGAGCCGTGGCTTACAGCGTTGCCCAGTGCTTGGGAGCCATCGCAGGCGTTGGGCTGGTCAAGGCCTTCCAGAAGCACAACTACAACTCCCTCGGCGGCGGCGCCAACTCCGTGGCTCCTGGCTACAACAAGGGCACTGCTCTGGGTGCTGAGATCATCGGCACCTTCGTCCTCGTTTACACCGTCTTCTCAGCCACCGACCCCAAGAGGAGCGCACGTGACTCCCACGTGCCT GTTTTGGCTCCACTGCCCATTGGGTTTGCTGTGTTTGTTGTGCACCTGGCAACAATCCCCATCACCGGAACTGGAATCAACCCAGCAAGGAGCTTCGGCGCTGCTGTGATCTACAACAACGAGAAAGTCTGGGATGACCAC TGGATCTTCTGGGTCGGACCATTTGTGGGAGCACTGGCTGCGGCGGCGTACCACCAGTACATTCTGAGGGCGGCGGCGATCAAGGCGTTGGGATCATTCCGCAGCAACCCGACCCACTAA
- the LOC126586091 gene encoding tubby-like F-box protein 2 yields MALSEATSVVPPNPETPSTNHAHSDQGSLPSSPDPDPTPSDLDHAVLDEMSFKGIVRELREMKDGIRSTSRRVGERKLWHRRTLSHIAPDMAPTPPTGVIQQGQWANLPPELLLDIIQRVEESESSWPARAVVVFCGSVCKSWRDITREIVKTPEQCGRLTFPISLKQPGPRQSPIQCFIRRDRGTLTLTLAESGCMFWGIVFKFETV; encoded by the exons ATGGCACTCTCTGAAGCAACCTCTGTTGTTCCCCCAAATCCCGAAACCCCCAGCACCAACCACGCTCATTCCGACCAGGGGTCTCTGCCTTCCTCCCCGGATCCCGATCCCACACCGTCTGATCTAGATCATGCGGTCCTCGACGag ATGTCGTTCAAAGGCATTGTTCGCGAGCTGCGGGAGATGAAAGATGGAATTAGGAGCACGTCAAGGCGAGTTGGTGAGCGGAAGCTTTGGCATAGAAGGACGTTGTCGCATATTGCTCCTGATATGGCTCCAACCCCTCCAACTGGTGTGATTCAGCAGGGTCAGTGGGCAAACTTGCCTCCGGAATTGCTTTTGGACATAATTCAGAGGGTAGAAGAAAGTGAATCCTCGTGGCCTGCTCGAGCTGTCGTTGTTTTTTGTGGTTCAGTTTGTAAGTCATGGAGGGACATTACGAGGGAGATAGTCAAAACTCCTGAGCAATGTGGAAGGCTCACATTTCCAATCTCATTGAAGCAG CCGGGGCCTCGCCAGTCTCCAATACAGTGCTTCATTAGAAGGGATAGAGGAACCCTCACCCTCACCCTCGCAGAGAGTGGGTGCATGTTTTGGGGGATTGTATTTAAGTttgaaaccgtttga
- the LOC126586089 gene encoding uncharacterized protein LOC126586089 isoform X2 → MSLIGRVHPECVNVANPYHECTENCLRKIAEGKGRKLTKKKSDFGSSFKDVEYKKKGAEDKRASNPYHDPEFYRQRAAAAEPRGDKKESGSLLDIPILGRKKERSRPNTSQELDRSVIYHLDAPSSPSKEKVKLENGSVLDDPIFGRRKQGSQPKPSEELDNVTGRGSALDDPIFGRRRPGSRPKSPEELDNVPDEIKEKVKIGNGEHKSYSPQAAEVKDATFNKEQVPSSLLVPPSGILTMPENPKHPRENGATYIASEPPGYGEDKENIHSPGVDSNHTVNNVEGATGSAYDSGLSFSGTLHAFEDSDDEDTRSVNSESSVSVGKYRVKGSFSSILQSIMEKYGDIASSCQLESVVMRSYYLECVCYIVQELKRTSVKQLTKPKVKEMLSMLKDVESSGMDVGWLRFLINECAEAIELITQHRAFKAAKANCDRDIESARKELESQMEVLALKEKEVADAKKQVAETRAHLRELELKSSVLTESISNMKSKVENLPSKPLLDKVL, encoded by the exons ATGTCTCTGATTGGAAGAGTACACCCCGAATGTGTAAACGTAGCCAATCCCTACCATGAATGCACTGAAAATTGCTTGAGAAAGATTGCTGAAGGGAAGGGCCggaagttgacgaaaaagaaatcag ATTTTGGCAGCAGTTTTAAAGATGTTGAGTACAAAAAAAAGGGGGCTGAGGACAAAAGAGCATCTAATCCTTACCATGACCCTGAATTCTACCGCCAAAGAGCCGCTGCTGCCGAACCTCGTGGGGACAAAAAAGAATCAG GTTCACTGCTTGATATTCCTATATTGGGCAGAAAAAAGGAGAGATCCCGACCAAACACCTCTCAGGAGCTTGACCGAAGTGTGATTTATCATTTAGATGCTCCATCTTCTCCGTCTAAGGAAAAGGTGAAATTAGAGAACG GCTCTGTCCTTGATGATCCTATATTTGGCAGAAGAAAGCAGGGATCTCAGCCAAAGCCCTCTGAAGAGCTTGACAATGTAACTGGTCGAG GCTCCGCACTTGATGATCCTATATTTGGCAGACGAAGGCCTGGTTCCAGACCAAAGAGCCCTGAAGAGCTTGACAATGTACCTGATGAAATTAAGGAAAAGGTTAAAATAGGGAATGGTGAGCATAAATCTTATTCTCCACAGGCTGCTGAAGTAAAAGATGCTACCTTCAACAAGGAGCAAGTTCCGTCCTCTCTGTTAGTGCCACCATCGGGAATTCTCACAATg CCTGAAAATCCCAAACACCCTCGAGAGAACGGTGCTACTTACATCGCTAGTGAACCACCAGGTTATGGGGAAGACAAAGAAAATATTCATTCCCCAGGAGTTGATTCAAATCATACTGTCAATAATGTAGAAGGCGCTACTGGATCAGCTTACGACTCAGGCCTTAGTTTCTCAGGTACTCTCCATGCTTTTGAAGATAGTGATGATGAAGATACCCGATCGGTTAATTCTGAGTCCAGTGTCTCTGTGGGAAAATACCGTGTGAAAGGAAGTTTCTCTTCCATTCTCCAGTCAATCATGGAAAAATATGGTGACATAGCCTCAAGCTGTCAATTGGAATCAGTTGTCATGCGCTCTTACTATCTCGAGTGCGTATGTTATATAGTCCAAGAGTTGAAGCGAACTTCAGTTAAGCAGCTGACAAAGCCTAAAGTCAAAGAAATGTTATCTATGCTTAAGGATGTAGAATCTTCGGGAATGGATGTTGGTTGGCTCCGGTTTCTGATCAACGAGTGTGCAGAAGCCATTGAACTCATCACTCAGCATCGAGCATTCAAAGCAGCAAAGGCAAACTGCGACCGTGATATAGAATCAGCAAGGAAAGAACTTGAATCGCAAATGGAGGTTCTGGCGCTGAAAGAAAAGGAGGTTGCCGATGCCAAGAAGCAAGTCGCTGAAACGAGAGCCCACCTGAGGGAGCTCGAGCTTAAATCTTCTGTCTTGACCGAGAGTATTAGTAACATGAAGTCCAAGGTCGAAAATCTTCCAAGCAAACCTTTGTTGGACAAAGTCTTGTGA
- the LOC126586089 gene encoding uncharacterized protein LOC126586089 isoform X1, translating to MSLIGRVHPECVNVANPYHECTENCLRKIAEGKGRKLTKKKSDFGSSFKDVEYKKKGAEDKRASNPYHDPEFYRQRAAAAEPRGDKKESGSLLDIPILGRKKERSRPNTSQELDRSVIYHLDAPSSPSKEKVKLENGSVLDDPIFGRRKQGSQPKPSEELDNVTGRGLIYPSDSPSKEIVQVENGSALDDPIFGRRRPGSRPKSPEELDNVPDEIKEKVKIGNGEHKSYSPQAAEVKDATFNKEQVPSSLLVPPSGILTMPENPKHPRENGATYIASEPPGYGEDKENIHSPGVDSNHTVNNVEGATGSAYDSGLSFSGTLHAFEDSDDEDTRSVNSESSVSVGKYRVKGSFSSILQSIMEKYGDIASSCQLESVVMRSYYLECVCYIVQELKRTSVKQLTKPKVKEMLSMLKDVESSGMDVGWLRFLINECAEAIELITQHRAFKAAKANCDRDIESARKELESQMEVLALKEKEVADAKKQVAETRAHLRELELKSSVLTESISNMKSKVENLPSKPLLDKVL from the exons ATGTCTCTGATTGGAAGAGTACACCCCGAATGTGTAAACGTAGCCAATCCCTACCATGAATGCACTGAAAATTGCTTGAGAAAGATTGCTGAAGGGAAGGGCCggaagttgacgaaaaagaaatcag ATTTTGGCAGCAGTTTTAAAGATGTTGAGTACAAAAAAAAGGGGGCTGAGGACAAAAGAGCATCTAATCCTTACCATGACCCTGAATTCTACCGCCAAAGAGCCGCTGCTGCCGAACCTCGTGGGGACAAAAAAGAATCAG GTTCACTGCTTGATATTCCTATATTGGGCAGAAAAAAGGAGAGATCCCGACCAAACACCTCTCAGGAGCTTGACCGAAGTGTGATTTATCATTTAGATGCTCCATCTTCTCCGTCTAAGGAAAAGGTGAAATTAGAGAACG GCTCTGTCCTTGATGATCCTATATTTGGCAGAAGAAAGCAGGGATCTCAGCCAAAGCCCTCTGAAGAGCTTGACAATGTAACTGGTCGAGGTTTAATTTATCCCTCTGATTCTCCATCTAAAGAAATAGTGCAAGTAGAGAATG GCTCCGCACTTGATGATCCTATATTTGGCAGACGAAGGCCTGGTTCCAGACCAAAGAGCCCTGAAGAGCTTGACAATGTACCTGATGAAATTAAGGAAAAGGTTAAAATAGGGAATGGTGAGCATAAATCTTATTCTCCACAGGCTGCTGAAGTAAAAGATGCTACCTTCAACAAGGAGCAAGTTCCGTCCTCTCTGTTAGTGCCACCATCGGGAATTCTCACAATg CCTGAAAATCCCAAACACCCTCGAGAGAACGGTGCTACTTACATCGCTAGTGAACCACCAGGTTATGGGGAAGACAAAGAAAATATTCATTCCCCAGGAGTTGATTCAAATCATACTGTCAATAATGTAGAAGGCGCTACTGGATCAGCTTACGACTCAGGCCTTAGTTTCTCAGGTACTCTCCATGCTTTTGAAGATAGTGATGATGAAGATACCCGATCGGTTAATTCTGAGTCCAGTGTCTCTGTGGGAAAATACCGTGTGAAAGGAAGTTTCTCTTCCATTCTCCAGTCAATCATGGAAAAATATGGTGACATAGCCTCAAGCTGTCAATTGGAATCAGTTGTCATGCGCTCTTACTATCTCGAGTGCGTATGTTATATAGTCCAAGAGTTGAAGCGAACTTCAGTTAAGCAGCTGACAAAGCCTAAAGTCAAAGAAATGTTATCTATGCTTAAGGATGTAGAATCTTCGGGAATGGATGTTGGTTGGCTCCGGTTTCTGATCAACGAGTGTGCAGAAGCCATTGAACTCATCACTCAGCATCGAGCATTCAAAGCAGCAAAGGCAAACTGCGACCGTGATATAGAATCAGCAAGGAAAGAACTTGAATCGCAAATGGAGGTTCTGGCGCTGAAAGAAAAGGAGGTTGCCGATGCCAAGAAGCAAGTCGCTGAAACGAGAGCCCACCTGAGGGAGCTCGAGCTTAAATCTTCTGTCTTGACCGAGAGTATTAGTAACATGAAGTCCAAGGTCGAAAATCTTCCAAGCAAACCTTTGTTGGACAAAGTCTTGTGA
- the LOC126586089 gene encoding uncharacterized protein LOC126586089 isoform X3, with amino-acid sequence MSLIGRVHPECVNVANPYHECTENCLRKIAEGKGRKLTKKKSGSLLDIPILGRKKERSRPNTSQELDRSVIYHLDAPSSPSKEKVKLENGSVLDDPIFGRRKQGSQPKPSEELDNVTGRGLIYPSDSPSKEIVQVENGSALDDPIFGRRRPGSRPKSPEELDNVPDEIKEKVKIGNGEHKSYSPQAAEVKDATFNKEQVPSSLLVPPSGILTMPENPKHPRENGATYIASEPPGYGEDKENIHSPGVDSNHTVNNVEGATGSAYDSGLSFSGTLHAFEDSDDEDTRSVNSESSVSVGKYRVKGSFSSILQSIMEKYGDIASSCQLESVVMRSYYLECVCYIVQELKRTSVKQLTKPKVKEMLSMLKDVESSGMDVGWLRFLINECAEAIELITQHRAFKAAKANCDRDIESARKELESQMEVLALKEKEVADAKKQVAETRAHLRELELKSSVLTESISNMKSKVENLPSKPLLDKVL; translated from the exons ATGTCTCTGATTGGAAGAGTACACCCCGAATGTGTAAACGTAGCCAATCCCTACCATGAATGCACTGAAAATTGCTTGAGAAAGATTGCTGAAGGGAAGGGCCggaagttgacgaaaaagaaatcag GTTCACTGCTTGATATTCCTATATTGGGCAGAAAAAAGGAGAGATCCCGACCAAACACCTCTCAGGAGCTTGACCGAAGTGTGATTTATCATTTAGATGCTCCATCTTCTCCGTCTAAGGAAAAGGTGAAATTAGAGAACG GCTCTGTCCTTGATGATCCTATATTTGGCAGAAGAAAGCAGGGATCTCAGCCAAAGCCCTCTGAAGAGCTTGACAATGTAACTGGTCGAGGTTTAATTTATCCCTCTGATTCTCCATCTAAAGAAATAGTGCAAGTAGAGAATG GCTCCGCACTTGATGATCCTATATTTGGCAGACGAAGGCCTGGTTCCAGACCAAAGAGCCCTGAAGAGCTTGACAATGTACCTGATGAAATTAAGGAAAAGGTTAAAATAGGGAATGGTGAGCATAAATCTTATTCTCCACAGGCTGCTGAAGTAAAAGATGCTACCTTCAACAAGGAGCAAGTTCCGTCCTCTCTGTTAGTGCCACCATCGGGAATTCTCACAATg CCTGAAAATCCCAAACACCCTCGAGAGAACGGTGCTACTTACATCGCTAGTGAACCACCAGGTTATGGGGAAGACAAAGAAAATATTCATTCCCCAGGAGTTGATTCAAATCATACTGTCAATAATGTAGAAGGCGCTACTGGATCAGCTTACGACTCAGGCCTTAGTTTCTCAGGTACTCTCCATGCTTTTGAAGATAGTGATGATGAAGATACCCGATCGGTTAATTCTGAGTCCAGTGTCTCTGTGGGAAAATACCGTGTGAAAGGAAGTTTCTCTTCCATTCTCCAGTCAATCATGGAAAAATATGGTGACATAGCCTCAAGCTGTCAATTGGAATCAGTTGTCATGCGCTCTTACTATCTCGAGTGCGTATGTTATATAGTCCAAGAGTTGAAGCGAACTTCAGTTAAGCAGCTGACAAAGCCTAAAGTCAAAGAAATGTTATCTATGCTTAAGGATGTAGAATCTTCGGGAATGGATGTTGGTTGGCTCCGGTTTCTGATCAACGAGTGTGCAGAAGCCATTGAACTCATCACTCAGCATCGAGCATTCAAAGCAGCAAAGGCAAACTGCGACCGTGATATAGAATCAGCAAGGAAAGAACTTGAATCGCAAATGGAGGTTCTGGCGCTGAAAGAAAAGGAGGTTGCCGATGCCAAGAAGCAAGTCGCTGAAACGAGAGCCCACCTGAGGGAGCTCGAGCTTAAATCTTCTGTCTTGACCGAGAGTATTAGTAACATGAAGTCCAAGGTCGAAAATCTTCCAAGCAAACCTTTGTTGGACAAAGTCTTGTGA